The nucleotide window CATCTTTCCACCCCTTCTAGTAACTTATTAATATCGTACGGGGGATAGGAATGGTTGTCAAAGTATTCTGTATATAAAAAAGCCTACCTTTCGTATAAGGTAAGCTAGTGAAATCATAACCATAATATACCGTACATTATTAGTAAGAAATATAATTTACCTATTATAAATTGCACCATTCGCCACTTTTTCTTACCGTATTTTACTTCTAAAAGAATATTTATCAGTGCTGACAATAATAAAAACGCAATCAACTGAAACAGATGGATTTGAGGAACCGAAACAAACAACACAAGAATCAAAAAAGTAAAGATCTCCACTACACTTTGCCAATAAGTAGAATGTGCCGGGAGATGACGTTTTGGATCCTCAGGGTCCCTCAGCTTTTTGCTCACCCGATTCATTGCAAAAATCAATAGAATAAAAACTACTATACTGATGATGGAAGGAATATTACTGTCAGCCGGTTCATGTAATTCGATAATTCCCCGCAAAGTTTGATCCTTTAATAGATATCTCTGCCCTGTTCCTATATCCCGGTAATACGTTGCTTCGCTTCCATGGAATTCTTGGAGGCGCATGACCGTATTATCTTCAAACTGCAACCGGTAGCTTTTATCAATATAAGGTTCTTCAATGAAAATGTCTGTTTTCTGCAGCTGTTCCAATAAAGTTTCCACGGCTTTTAAGGTTTCTTCATTTTTTACTTTTTTTACACCTGCCTGCAGTGTGGATTTGGGATCCCCTTCCCAGTCCATATAATAAACCGCTTGCAATGCACTGATGTCCGGATCGTCAGAAGTGGTCTGCTGCTTTTGCGGAAAAGTACCGACTAAAAACAGCGTGATGCATGCAATCGCTATAATTACTGCCGGGATTTTCCAGTTAGATGGTTTAGTGTTGAGGCGCTGCTGAATTTTATTGAAGTCCTCTTCCCTTTTTTCCGGATCGACTTGAATCTTTTTAAGCTGACTTAACTTTTCTTCTTCAAACATCGTCTTCCCCTCCTAACAGTTCCCGTAGTGCCTTCAAGCCGCGTGCCGTATTATTTTTCACTTTCACTTCACTGCAGCTTAAGATCATTGCCGTCTCTTTTACTGAATACTCTTCTATATAGCGCAGCACGATTACTTCACGATAATTCCATTTAATTTGCTGGAGGGCGTCATACAGTTTTTCATTTTCCGCATTTCGCTCGACGACTGCTTCCGGCAAATCTCCAACTGCTACCGGCTCTGTTTTCAACTGAAAAAAGCCAATAATTTTTTTCCTTCGAAAATGGTCATATACAAGGTTTCTGGCAATTTTTAATAAATAAGTCCGTTCGTGTTCAGTATAATTTTTTTGATAAAAGCGGTAAAAGGTTTCCTGCAGCAGATCATGTGTTAAGTCTGTATCATTCGTTAAATAGCGTATGTATTTATAAACAGCGTCGTAATGCGCTTCAAAAACTTCCCGTCTCACCCTTAACAGCCCCCCTTCCTCCTTAAAGACGATCGAGCAATCATTTGGAATCACTTTGACATAATAAAAACCCGGGCAAATTTTCGTTTGCCCGGGTTTTTATCATTACACACCCATTTTACGACGGGTATTGCTCGTTTGCTTTGATTGTTGGCTCTTCATCTTTTTCGTTGATGTGTCACCTTTTAAATTACTTTTGTTACCGGCTGCATTGTTTTTCTTTGCTTCCAGCTGTTGCTTCACTAATTCCTGCAGGCTTAATTTCTTTTTTTCATTTTGTTCAGACATATTCAGTCCTCCTCATCCATCTACTTTTCTAAGTATAATCCGTTGCCGCCATATTTGTAAAAGAAATGATGTAAATTACACCATAAAAAAACATCTTGAAACTTGCAATCGCTCCAAAATGTTTTTTCATTTATGAACTGTACGTCACTTCCTGGGATGAAAGGTTGAAATAATAACCTAACCCGCTTTTGGTTTTAATCCACTTCGGTGAGCTCGGTTCTTCTTCAATTTTTTCACGAAGCCTGCGAATATGTACATCGACTGTACGGCGATCCCCTTTTGTGAAGTCCAGTATATCAATAATTTCTTCACGAGATTTAATATTGCCAGGCTGCTCCAGCAAATGCAGCAGCAATTTAAACTCTCGCTTGGTCAAAGGAATTTCCACTTCGTCTTTATACACTTTGAACATGATTAAATCTACACGAAACGGACCGATCAGCATTTGTGAGACACGCCCTTGCTGCTGTAATTCTTTTTCGTAGCGTTTTAAATGAATCCTTAAGCGTGTCAGCATTTCACGGAATCCAAACGGTTTTCGGATATATTCTGTTGCCCCCATTTCAAGCGCCAGTACAATATCCAATTCATCCGTTCGCGCACTGATCATGATAATCGGAAAATCATGCTTGAAGCGGACTTGACGGCAAATCTCGATTCCTTCCATATCCGGAAGCATCCAATCAAGCAGCATCGCATCCGGTTCGAAGGCCTCGATTGCAGCCAATGCTTCTTTACCAGATTGTACACTAAGGACTTCGTAGCCATCCTTTACTAAATAAATATGCAGTAAATTTACTAAATTTTCGTCATCTTCAACGACTAATACTTTTTTCGTCATTAATGATTCCCCGCTTCTCTAATCAATTACGCCTCGGCGTAATTGATTCCAGAATCGGTTTGCGCTCGCGCAAAGAATTCCTTACCGAATCTGTGACATCCGCCGGAGGCATTAACTTCTTTCAGCAGGCATTTGAACACCCGATGAAAACTGACCAAAATTAATAACTTCTATCTTATTGTTGGACTCTATTCCTACTGCTTCACTAGTAAGTTAATTTAAATCAAATAGCTGTCCTTTAATAAAGTAGGCTGTCGATTCCGCCATATTGGTAATATGGTCGGCCGCACGTTCAACAAAGCGGTTGATGAATAATAATTGCAATGTTTGCTCGATCTCTTGAGGGCTTTCTTTTAAATACTCCGTTAAAAGTGCATAATTTTCATGATTATTGCGATCTACGATATCATCAAGCTCGCCAACTTCTTTTGCCAATGCGATATCCGCATCGATAAATGCCTTCATTGATTTTTTCAGCATATCCATCGCAACATTTTTCATTGCAACTAATGATGTTCTGTCTAAAATCGTATCGGCTTTGCTGATGCGAATCGTTGCTTTTGCCGTATTTACCGCAAAGTCTGCAATTCGCTCGATATCCGAAGACATTTTAATAACACTGATAATTCGGCGCATGTCACGGGCTACCGGCTGCTCTTTCGCCATCAGCCAAATCGCCATTTGATTGATTTCATTTTCCAGATCATCAATGTAATTGTCCTCTTCAATAACATCCAGTGCCAACACCATATCCTGCTCCTGAAGGGCTTTAAATGCCTTCTCCATCGCAACAACCGTCATGTCGACCATTTCACCCATCTTGTCCTGCAGTTCAAGCATGTTCTTTTCGAAATTTTCGCGAATCATTCCAAAATCCCCCTTTTATCCGAATCGTCCTGTTACATAATCTTCTGTACGCTCATCTTTCGGCGTTGAAAAAATAACATTTGTATCATCATATTCGATGACTTCCCCATTTAAGAAGAATGCCGTCTTATCGCTAATACGTGCTGCTTGTTGCATGTTGTGCGTTACAATAACAATTGTATAGTCTTTTTTCATTTGTGTAATCAGTTCTTCTACCTTCAATGTAGAAATCGGATCAAGTGCCGAAGTCGGCTCATCCATTAAAATAACATCCGGCTTCATTGCGATTGCTCGTGCGATACAAATACGTTGCTGCTGACCACCTGAAAGACCTAATGCTGATGACTTCAGACGATCTTTTACTTCATCCCAGATCGCCGCACCGCGTAAAGACTCTTCTACAATTTCATTGAGGATTTTTTTGTTTTTGATTCCCTGCATACGTGGACCATAGGCAACATTGTCATAGATGCTCATCGGGAACAGATTCGACTTTTGGAATACCATCCCGACTCTTGTACGAAGTCTGATAACATCGCTTGATTCATATACATTTTCACCGTCAATATGAATGTTCCCGATAACACGTACACCGTCGATCAGATCGTTCATACGGTTTAGTGTACGTAAAAACGTTGATTTACCGCAGCCTGAAGGACCGATTAATGCCGTTACTTCTTTTTCTTTAATGTCCAGATTTACATTGAACAACGCTTGTTTTTCACCATAATACAAATTTAAATCATTTACTTTAATTTTTGTTGGTAAAGCGCCAGTAGAAGTCGTCGTTGATTTAAAAATTGATGCTTCAGAAATAGTCATAGTCATATAGGTTTCGCTCCTTTTAATAGTCCGCTTTGTTTAATTTTTTCGAGATATATGTTGCCGTTAAATTCAGTACTAAAATAATGACGATTAACACAATTCCGATTGCTGCTGCAAGTCCGATATCGCCGGCTTCCTGTGTTACTAAATACGAGTGAACCGTCAGTGTGCGGGCAGATGAGAAGATACTTGACGGCATTGCCGCCACTGTCCCTGCAGTCAGGAAAATCGCCGCCGATTCACCGACAATACGGCCGATCGATAAGATGATCCCGGATAAGATTCCCGGCATTGCACTTGGCAAAATCACTTTGATTAATGTTTGCAATTTCGTTGTCCCTAATGCCAGCGACCCTTCACGGTATGTTGCCGGCACTGTTTTCAATGCTTCTTCCGTTGTACGAATGATGACCGGTAATACGATAATCGTTAATGTTAATGATGCTGCAATAATCGACATCCCCAGCTTTAAAATTGCTACAAAGAATACGGCACCGAATAAACCGTAAATAATTGATGGAATTCCTGTTAAACTTTCCGTTGCATAACGAATGATGCGTACAAGACGTCCTTGCTTTGCATACTCGTGTAAATAAACTGCTGCCAGAATTCCGATTGGTGTTGCGATTAATAGTGAAATGACAATCGTTAAAATCGTTGTGACGATCATCGGGAATATCCCGCCGCCACCTGTCGGAGAATAATCACCGAATATGAAATCAAAACTGATATATGAAAAACCTTTATAGAAAATATAGCCGACGATTACAACCAATACGGCTACCGATACGAATGCGGAACCCCAAAGTAAGCCGCGAAACATATTATCTTTAAATTGTCGCATGTTACTGAGCTCCCTTCGCTGTAATACGTGCTAATACAAAGTTTAAAATTAAGATGAATGAGAATAAAACAATCCCTGTTGCAAACAGCATTTCCTGATGTGTTCCTGCCGCATAGCCCATTTCAAGTGCAATGTTTGTCGTCAATGGACGCACACTGTCTGTCAGGCTTGTCGGGATGATCAGTGAGTTACCTGCAACTAAAATGACGGCCATCGTTTCGCCTAATGCACGACCTAATCCAAGAACGATTGCTGCCATAATACCTGATTTTGCAGCCGGTACAACTACTTTAAAGATTGTCCCGATTTGCGAAACACCTAAAGCAAGCGAACCTTCACGATATGTTTTCGGCACTGCGCGGATCGCTGTCTCGGCAACTGTGACAATTGTCGGTAACATCATGATCGCCAGTACTAAAATGACGGCGATTAAACTTTGTCCACGTGCTAATCCCAGATTATCCTGTAAAAATGGAACGATGATCGCTAAACCGAATACACCGTATAATACAGATGGAATACCAGCCAATAGCTGAATTGCCGGTGATACGATTTTCGCTACTGATTTTGGTGCAATCTCCGCCAGGAAAATGGCTGTTAATAACCCGATTGGTACGCCGATCACAAGTGCTCCGATCGTTGCGTAGATTGATGCAACAATCATCGGGAAAATACCGAATTTATCTTCCGATGGTACCCAATCACTGCCAAAAAGGAAGTCGAAAAAGCTATAGCCGCCAGTTACGAATGGGTTTGCACCTTTATAAAATACGAATCCTACGATCAGCAGTAAGCTCACTACCGATAGAAGCGCACATGCTAAAAAGATTTTCGATGATAAGCTTTCTAAAAAGTATTTTCGTTTATTGCCTTTGCTTATTTGCTGTTCTACTTCGTTTCTGTTTTGTGTGTTCACAAATTTATCCTCCAGCACTAATTATTTCGTTAATGGAATCGCTCCTGCTTCTTCCACAATTTTTTGTCCGTCAGCAGTTAAAATGTATTCCATAAACTTTGTTGCTGCTTCCGGTACGCTTTCTTTATAAACGAATAGGAATGGACGAGATAATTTATATTTACCTTCCAATACATTGCCCGCTTCTGCCTTTACGCCATTAATGTCCATCGCTGAAACCGTTTCATCGATATATTCGAATGAGATGAACCCTACCGCATGTTTGTTCATTGCAACCGTTGTTTTAATATTTCCGTTTCCGCTTGCTACGATTGCATTACGAATCAGTTGTCCTGATTCATAGCCGACGATTTCCTGGAATGCATCGCGTGAACCGGATCCGTCTTCACGTGAAACAACGACGATTTCCATATCTTTTCCGCCAACTTCTTTCCAGTTGGTGATTTCGCCTGTGAAGATTTGTTTCACTTGTTCCATCGTTAAATCTTTAACCGGGTTTGATGGATGTGCCACAACTACAATCCCGTCATAAGCAATGACCAACTCCTGAATACCGGAGTCGATTTCTTCCTGCTTCAAATCACGTGATGACATCCCGATTTGTGAGACATCGTTGATCGCATTTGTAATTCCTGCTGATGAACCGATTTGATTTATTTCAATTTTTACGTCTTCTGTGTCTTCATATTTTGCTGCTAATTTCTCTGCTAAAGGCCCAACTGATGTAGAACCTGAAATCGTTACTAAGTCTCCGCCGCCAGATGAGGACTCCGCAGAATCTTCATTACTGCAAGCTGCTAATACTACCATTAGAATTGTTAACCCAATGAAGTAACATGTTTTTTTCAACATACTTCACTCCTCCATCAACATGAATGTTTTCTATCTGCTTTAACAATACATTCATATAATTAATGTCATGTATTAAACTTGTAAACCTTATGTAAATTATGAAGAAATGGTCTATTTATTATGTAAAATTATTCAGTTAAATCTGAAAATTTGAAATAAAAGGATTGAATTGTAAATATTTATGAGATTATTTAACATATAGGAGGGATTTTTAACGAGGAATTTAATTATTTATTCATATATAAAAAGGAAATATGTCGATATTATGTTTAAATCTTTATTGAACAATGTAAGAAATGCAGAAAATAGACAATTTGCAATGAAAATTTAGAAAAATCTATTTACATTTCATTTACAAAAGGCTGTTTTGTTTACAAAAAAGAAAAATGCATCCCTATAAAGAGATGCATTTAAAATTCTATTTTACTGCAGCTTCAGCTTCCAATAATTCAATCACTTGTTGTACTTGCTCTTCCGTTAAGTTATGACGGACGATATAACGATTGCGTTCATGTTTTGTACATTCAATCGTACAGCCACCTAAATGCTTCGCTTCGTTCTCCTCTGATGCAATGATTTGCTCATTACATTCAGGGTTTGCACAATTAATATAGCGTTCACATGGTGTTCCATCAAAGTGGTCACGACCAACAATCACGTGTTCCACCTGGTTGATCGGCACTGTCAGACGCTCATCAAATACGTACATTTGACCATCCCAAAGCTGACCTTTAGCAACCGGGTCTTTACCGTATGTCGCAACGCCGCCATGTAATTGACCAACATCACCGAAACCTTCACGCTTCATCCAACCTGAGAATTTTTCACAGCGGATTCCGCCTGTACAATAAGTTAATACATTTTTACCTTCGAATAATTCACGGTTTTCGCGTACCCATTGCGGTGTATCGCGGAAATTCTTTACTTCTGGACGAATTGCGCCACGGAAGTGACCGACATCATATTCATATGTGTTTCGTACATCTAGTACGACTGTGTTTTCATCTTGCATTTCTTCCAGGAATTGCTCAGGAGATAAATAGCGGCCTGTCAATTCATGCGGGTTCACATCTTCTTCCAAGCCTAAGTGTACAAGCTCTGGACGTGGACGTACATGCATTTTTTTGAACGCATGACCTTCTGCTGGATCAATTTTGAAAACAATCCCTTTGAACAATGGATGTGCTTCCATCATATCTATATAGCTTTGTGTTTGCTCAATCGTACCTGAAACCGTACCATTAATTCCTTCACGGGCAACTAAAATACGACCTTTTAAACCCATTTCCTTACATGCAGCTAAATGCTCTTCTGAAAAAGCAGCTGGATCTTCAATCGTTGTGTAATGATAATACAATAATACTTGATAATTCATTTTTTTCACCTATCATTCAATATATTTGCAGGATATACCTGATAGTTTAAAACTACCTTACAATGATACGTGATTTCCGGTAAAATTGCCATCATTAAATTAGAAGGAGGTTTTTAGAAATTATTACCTATTCTAATTAACATTAGTATAATAGATGAAATGTTAATTAGAATGGAGGAATTTTTGTGGGCTTATTAATTTTTGCAGTACTAATAATCATTACCTTTACTGCATTGGCAATTGAAAGAATCCTAAAAGATATACAATCACAGAACAAGGAAATCATTGAACTATTATCAAAAGCTGATGACGATCAGAATAATAGAGTGCAGTAGTATTGAATCATCTCTACTCTATTTCCGAAAGGGTCTTTAAGCTCAAACCGTTCATAATCAGGGATAGGTACGGAGTTCAAAATCTCAATATCATTTTCCATAGTTTTCTATCCTCCCATAATTTTACTCTTTATAAGACATAAACAAAATGACAGGTTATTTATGTAAATCTATAACTTTTTCTTATCCTTCTTAAATGCTAGTTAAATTTTACAAATACTAGCACTTAGGGATTAGTTGTAAAATTTTTTCATTATTATCCTATTACTTAAATACCATTAAATTCAATTAAATGGTATTATATGTATTGGAGTAGAAATACATTCTTAACCTACATAAAAGAGTGAGAGTAATGTTTTTGTACTAACTTAGAAGCATTTGCGGAAGGACATAACATATGACAACAGAAGTTTCGATTTTACCTATTCAATCCGGTTTTTTAATTGACGATCGAATGATAACAGCAGAGGTTCTTCATGAGGAACCGCTCATTGTAAAGTTTTCGAATGTTTTAAGTGATGAGGAATGTCAGAATTTAATCGATTGTGCTTCTTCCCGTTTGAAAAGATCCAAACTGGCAAAAAAAGAAGTAAGTCCGATTCGTACGAGCAGTGGTATGTTTTTTGAGGAAAATGAAAATCCGCTTATTTCAGTAATCGAAAAACGGATTAGCAGCCTGATGCACCTTCCTATCGAACATGCCGAGGGTCTGCAAGTTTTACATTACGAACCCGGTCAGGAATTTAAAGCTCACTTTGATTTCTTCGGTCCAAATCACCCTTCAAGCAGTAATAATCGCATCAGTACGTTAGTAGTCTACTTAAATGATGTAGAAGAAGGAGGCGTTACAACGTTTCCTAATTTGGGTATCGTAACTGTACCGGAAAGAGGTTCAGCAGTTTACTTTGAATATTTCTATAATGATCAAAAAATAAATGAATTAACCCTTCATAGTGGTGAGCCCGTAATACGAGGCGAAAAATGGGTTGCTACCCAATGGATGCGGAAAAAACAAATCCGCGACGTTTTTAATCCTTTTCAAAAGAATTTATATTAAATACGATAGATGTGAAGGAAGTGACGAACTATAATGGAACTCCTAAACACACAAGAAAATAAATGGGATGACAGTCATCGTCCTTGGCCGCTGCCAAATTTGCCTTGGGGGATGAAACAAACGTGGAGCGATCTGTTATTCGCCCATTACCCGGTTAAATACGAGGTTTTGCGGAAGTTAGTTCCAAATGCAATGGAATTGGATACGTTCGACGGTGTGTGCTGGGTTGGGGTTGTTCCGTTTCGCATGTCCGGTGTGAGACTTCGGGGATTGCCGCCAGTTCCCGGTACCGACGTATTTCCGGAACTTAATGTGCGTACCTATGTAACGATTGATGGAAAACCGGGCGTATACTTTTTCAGTTTGGATGCGGATAATTGGCCGGCAGTAAAAGGGGCCCGCACATTTTTCCATTTACCTTACCATTACGCTAAGATGGATATTAAAAACTTTGGGGATACCGTATTGTTTGAAAGCAAAAGACGTGATCAAACAGACATTGTTTTCGCAGCCCGTTATAAACCGGTCTCAGAACCATTTCTTGCGGTAAAAGGGAGCTTTGAAGAATGGATGGCCGAGCGTTACTGCTTCTACACATTAAATGCTTCAGATGTCCCGGTGCGCTGTGATATTTTGCACCA belongs to Solibacillus sp. FSL W7-1436 and includes:
- a CDS encoding signal recognition particle; the protein is MFEEEKLSQLKKIQVDPEKREEDFNKIQQRLNTKPSNWKIPAVIIAIACITLFLVGTFPQKQQTTSDDPDISALQAVYYMDWEGDPKSTLQAGVKKVKNEETLKAVETLLEQLQKTDIFIEEPYIDKSYRLQFEDNTVMRLQEFHGSEATYYRDIGTGQRYLLKDQTLRGIIELHEPADSNIPSIISIVVFILLIFAMNRVSKKLRDPEDPKRHLPAHSTYWQSVVEIFTFLILVLFVSVPQIHLFQLIAFLLLSALINILLEVKYGKKKWRMVQFIIGKLYFLLIMYGILWL
- the trhO gene encoding oxygen-dependent tRNA uridine(34) hydroxylase TrhO, with protein sequence MNYQVLLYYHYTTIEDPAAFSEEHLAACKEMGLKGRILVAREGINGTVSGTIEQTQSYIDMMEAHPLFKGIVFKIDPAEGHAFKKMHVRPRPELVHLGLEEDVNPHELTGRYLSPEQFLEEMQDENTVVLDVRNTYEYDVGHFRGAIRPEVKNFRDTPQWVRENRELFEGKNVLTYCTGGIRCEKFSGWMKREGFGDVGQLHGGVATYGKDPVAKGQLWDGQMYVFDERLTVPINQVEHVIVGRDHFDGTPCERYINCANPECNEQIIASEENEAKHLGGCTIECTKHERNRYIVRHNLTEEQVQQVIELLEAEAAVK
- a CDS encoding phosphate ABC transporter substrate-binding protein, with the translated sequence MLKKTCYFIGLTILMVVLAACSNEDSAESSSGGGDLVTISGSTSVGPLAEKLAAKYEDTEDVKIEINQIGSSAGITNAINDVSQIGMSSRDLKQEEIDSGIQELVIAYDGIVVVAHPSNPVKDLTMEQVKQIFTGEITNWKEVGGKDMEIVVVSREDGSGSRDAFQEIVGYESGQLIRNAIVASGNGNIKTTVAMNKHAVGFISFEYIDETVSAMDINGVKAEAGNVLEGKYKLSRPFLFVYKESVPEAATKFMEYILTADGQKIVEEAGAIPLTK
- the pstB gene encoding phosphate ABC transporter ATP-binding protein PstB — its product is MTMTISEASIFKSTTTSTGALPTKIKVNDLNLYYGEKQALFNVNLDIKEKEVTALIGPSGCGKSTFLRTLNRMNDLIDGVRVIGNIHIDGENVYESSDVIRLRTRVGMVFQKSNLFPMSIYDNVAYGPRMQGIKNKKILNEIVEESLRGAAIWDEVKDRLKSSALGLSGGQQQRICIARAIAMKPDVILMDEPTSALDPISTLKVEELITQMKKDYTIVIVTHNMQQAARISDKTAFFLNGEVIEYDDTNVIFSTPKDERTEDYVTGRFG
- the phoU gene encoding phosphate signaling complex protein PhoU, giving the protein MIRENFEKNMLELQDKMGEMVDMTVVAMEKAFKALQEQDMVLALDVIEEDNYIDDLENEINQMAIWLMAKEQPVARDMRRIISVIKMSSDIERIADFAVNTAKATIRISKADTILDRTSLVAMKNVAMDMLKKSMKAFIDADIALAKEVGELDDIVDRNNHENYALLTEYLKESPQEIEQTLQLLFINRFVERAADHITNMAESTAYFIKGQLFDLN
- a CDS encoding YqjF family protein gives rise to the protein MELLNTQENKWDDSHRPWPLPNLPWGMKQTWSDLLFAHYPVKYEVLRKLVPNAMELDTFDGVCWVGVVPFRMSGVRLRGLPPVPGTDVFPELNVRTYVTIDGKPGVYFFSLDADNWPAVKGARTFFHLPYHYAKMDIKNFGDTVLFESKRRDQTDIVFAARYKPVSEPFLAVKGSFEEWMAERYCFYTLNASDVPVRCDILHHPWILQQAEGEIILNTMLSKQGIIVENDQPILHFSKKIDVRAWPLVNPATGRLRF
- a CDS encoding response regulator transcription factor, translating into MTKKVLVVEDDENLVNLLHIYLVKDGYEVLSVQSGKEALAAIEAFEPDAMLLDWMLPDMEGIEICRQVRFKHDFPIIMISARTDELDIVLALEMGATEYIRKPFGFREMLTRLRIHLKRYEKELQQQGRVSQMLIGPFRVDLIMFKVYKDEVEIPLTKREFKLLLHLLEQPGNIKSREEIIDILDFTKGDRRTVDVHIRRLREKIEEEPSSPKWIKTKSGLGYYFNLSSQEVTYSS
- a CDS encoding 2OG-Fe(II) oxygenase, with the protein product MTTEVSILPIQSGFLIDDRMITAEVLHEEPLIVKFSNVLSDEECQNLIDCASSRLKRSKLAKKEVSPIRTSSGMFFEENENPLISVIEKRISSLMHLPIEHAEGLQVLHYEPGQEFKAHFDFFGPNHPSSSNNRISTLVVYLNDVEEGGVTTFPNLGIVTVPERGSAVYFEYFYNDQKINELTLHSGEPVIRGEKWVATQWMRKKQIRDVFNPFQKNLY
- the pstA gene encoding phosphate ABC transporter permease PstA: MRQFKDNMFRGLLWGSAFVSVAVLVVIVGYIFYKGFSYISFDFIFGDYSPTGGGGIFPMIVTTILTIVISLLIATPIGILAAVYLHEYAKQGRLVRIIRYATESLTGIPSIIYGLFGAVFFVAILKLGMSIIAASLTLTIIVLPVIIRTTEEALKTVPATYREGSLALGTTKLQTLIKVILPSAMPGILSGIILSIGRIVGESAAIFLTAGTVAAMPSSIFSSARTLTVHSYLVTQEAGDIGLAAAIGIVLIVIILVLNLTATYISKKLNKADY
- a CDS encoding RNA polymerase sigma factor, whose translation is MRREVFEAHYDAVYKYIRYLTNDTDLTHDLLQETFYRFYQKNYTEHERTYLLKIARNLVYDHFRRKKIIGFFQLKTEPVAVGDLPEAVVERNAENEKLYDALQQIKWNYREVIVLRYIEEYSVKETAMILSCSEVKVKNNTARGLKALRELLGGEDDV
- the pstC gene encoding phosphate ABC transporter permease subunit PstC; this translates as MNTQNRNEVEQQISKGNKRKYFLESLSSKIFLACALLSVVSLLLIVGFVFYKGANPFVTGGYSFFDFLFGSDWVPSEDKFGIFPMIVASIYATIGALVIGVPIGLLTAIFLAEIAPKSVAKIVSPAIQLLAGIPSVLYGVFGLAIIVPFLQDNLGLARGQSLIAVILVLAIMMLPTIVTVAETAIRAVPKTYREGSLALGVSQIGTIFKVVVPAAKSGIMAAIVLGLGRALGETMAVILVAGNSLIIPTSLTDSVRPLTTNIALEMGYAAGTHQEMLFATGIVLFSFILILNFVLARITAKGAQ